A genomic region of Ictalurus furcatus strain D&B chromosome 29, Billie_1.0, whole genome shotgun sequence contains the following coding sequences:
- the LOC128604121 gene encoding uncharacterized protein LOC128604121, producing MYRYICRCMCMYTYRYMYMCMSMHTCMCMCRSMYIFMCMYMCRYMYMCMCMYRYMYMCMYRCMYMCRYMYMCMCMYRYMCMCMCRYMYMYMYRYMYMCMYRYMYRYMYMCMYMCMYMCMCMYRYMYRCMYMCRYMYMCMCMYRYMYMCMYRCMYMYMYMYRYMYMCMYRCMYMYMCMYRCMYMCRYMYMYMCMYRYMCRYMYMCMYRYMYRYMYRCMYMCRYMYMCRYMYMCRYMYMCMYRCMYMCRYMYMYMCMCRYMYMCMCMYMYMCMCMYRYMYMCRYTCMSMYMYRYMCICMYTVCVCIYINRNSPEIFIL from the exons atgtataggtATATTTgtaggtgtatgtgtatgtatacgtataggtatatgtatatgtgtatgagtatgcatacgtgtatgtgtatgtgtaggtctatgtatatttttat gtgtatgtatatgtgtaggtatatgtatatgtgtatgtgtatgtataggtatatgtatatgtgtatgtataggtgtatgtatatgtgtaggtatatgtatatgtgtatgtgtatgtataggtatatgtgtatgtgtatgtgtaggtatatgtatatgtatatgtataggtatatgtatatgtgtatgtataggtaTATGTAtaggtatatgtatatgtgtatgtatatgtgcatgtatatgtgtatgtgtatgtataggtaTATGTATaggtgtatgtatatgtgtaggtatatgtatatgtgtatgtgtatgtataggtatatgtatatgtgtatgtataggtgtatgtatatgtatatgtatatgtataggtatatgtatatgtgtatgtataggtgtatgtatatgtatatgtgtatgtataggtgtatgtatatgtgtaggtatatgtatatgtatatgtgtatgtataggtatatgtgtaggtatatgtatatgtgtatgtataggtaTATGTATAGGTATATGTATaggtgtatgtatatgtgtaggtatatgtatatgtgtaggtatatgtatatgtgtaggtatatgtatatgtgtatgtataggtgtatgtatatgtgtaggtatatgtatatgtatatgtgtatgtgtaggtatatgtatatgtgtatgtgtatgtatatgtatatgtgtatgtgtatgtataggtatatgtatatgtgtaggtATACGTGTAtgagtatgtatatgtataggtatatgtgtatttgtatgtatactgtgtgtgtgtgtatttatataaatagaaattcacctgaaatatttattttatag